The DNA region ctggtactgaataacgagGGGAGTGCcaacacctggtactgaataataaGGGGAGTACtgacacctggtactgaataacgaggggagtgccggcacctggtactgaataagaaGGGGAGTGCCGACACCAGGTACTGAATAACGAGGGGAGTGCCAACACCTGgttctgaataacaaggggagtactgacacctggtactgaataacgagGGGAGTGCCGGCACCTAGTACTGAATAAGAAGGGGAGTGccgacacctggtactgaataacaaggggagtaccggcacctagtactgaataagaaggggagtgccgacacctggtactgaataacaaggggagtaccggcacctagtACTGAATAAGAAGGGGAGTGCCAACACTTGGTATTGAATAAAAGGGGAGtgccggcacctggtactgaataacgagGGGAGTGCCGACACTTGGTATTGAATAAAAGGGGAGTGccgacacctggtactgaataacaaggggagtgccgacacctggtactgaataagaaggggagtgccgacacctggtactgaataacgagGGGAGTGCcaacacctggtactgaataataaGGGGAGTACtgacacctggtactgaataacgaggggagtgccggcacctggtactgaataagaaGGGGAGTGCCGACAccaggtactgaataacaaggggagtaccggcacctagtactgaataagaaggggagtgccgacacctggtactgaataacaaggggagtaccggcacctagtactgaataagaaggggagtgccgacacctggtactgaataacaaggggagtaccggcacctagtACTGAATAAGAAGGGGAGTGCCAACACTTGGTATTGAATAAAAGGGGAGtgccggcacctggtactgaataacgagGGGAGTGCCGACACTTGGTATTGAATAAAAGGGGAGTGccgacacctggtactgaataacaaggggagtgccgacacctggtactgaataacgagGGGAGTGCCAACACTTGGTATTGAATAAAAGGGGAGtgccggcacctggtactgaataacgagGGGAGTGccgacacctggtactgaataacgagGGGAGTGccgacacctggtactgaataacaaggggagtgccGGCATCTAGTACTGAATAAGAAGGGGAGTGCcaacacctggtactgaataataaGGGGAGTACtgacacctggtactgaataacgaggggagtgccggcacctggtactgaataagaaggggagtgccgacacctggtactgaataacaaggggagtaccggcacctagtACTGAATAACGAGGGGAGTGCcaacacctggtactgaataataaGGGGAGTGccgacacctggtactgaataacgagGGGAGTGCCAACACCTGGTTCTGAATAACGAGGGGAGTGccgacacctggtactgaataacaaggggagtgccgacacctggtactgaataacgagGGGAGTGCCAACACCTGGTTCTGAATAACGAGGGGAGTGccgacacctggtactgaataacaaggggagtgccgacacctggtactgaataacaaggggagtgccgacacctagtactgaataagaaggggagtgccaacacctggtactgaataataaGGGGAGTACtgacacctggtactgaataacgagGGGAGTGCCAACACCTGcttctgaataacaaggggagtgccagcacctggtactgaataacaaggtgaTTGCTGGCACCTAGTACTGAATATCTAGGGTAGggccggcacctggtactgaataacaagggggatgttcgcacctggtactgaataacaaggggagtgccGAAACCTGGTATTGAACAATAAAGGGAATGCCGGCACCTgttgctgaataacaaggggactaccgacacctggtactgaataacaaggggactaccgacacctggtactgaataacaaggggagtgccgacacctagtactgaataagaaggggagtgccaacacctggtactgaataataaGGGGAGTACtgacacctggtactgaataacgagGGGAGTGCCAACACCTGGTTCTGAATAACGAGGGGAGTGccgacacctggtactgaataataaGGGGAGTGCCGACACCTGGTTCTGAATAACGAGGGGAGTGCcaacacctggtactgaataacaaggggagtgccggcacctagtactgaataacaaggggagtgccggcacctagtactgaataagaaggggagtgccaacacctggtactgaataataaGGGGAGTACTGACacttggtactgaataacaaggtgaTTGCTGGCACCTAGTACTGAATATCTAGGGTAGggccggcacctggtactgaataacaagggggatGTTCGCACctgatactgaataacaaggggagtgccggcacctagtactgaataacaaggggagtgccaacacctggtactgaataacaaggggagtgctggcacctagtactgaataacaaggggagtgccgacacctggtactgaataacaaggggagtgccagcacctggtactgaataacaaggtgaTTGCTGGCACCTAGTACTGAATATCTAGGGTAGggccggcacctggtactgaataacaagggggatgttcgcacctggtactgaataacaaggggagtgccGAAACCTGGTATTGAACAATAAAGGGAATGCCGGCACCTgttgctgaataacaaggggactaccgacacctggtactgaataacaaggggactaccgacacctggtactgaataacaaggggagtgccaacacctggtactgaataacgagGGGAGTGccgacacctggtactgaataacaaggggagtgctgacacctggtactgaataacaaggggaatgCTGACACCTGGTATTGAATATGAAGGAGAGTGCATGcagctggtactgaataactgaATAAGAGGAGAACTGCCACCTGTTTTTCCCCACTTCAAGCACTAGTCAAACCCTCCAACTGAATTTCTGGGAAGAACTCCGGACCTTTCCTATTCTCTATTAGAATGAAGCTGAAATCAGAGTTACCTGAAAGCCCAAACCTGAGACAGCCCAACCAGTTCAGGGCTGTGGACAAGGGCACAGAGAGGCCCAGCTATCACCTGCTCAGTGCCAGTGATGGCACCTTGTTGTGCATCACCTGCCACCACTGAAGACACTCCTTTGCTGTGACACAATACCAGAGTCACCCATCACCAAACGGAGGACTGCGGGGGAAGGTGGTGGTGCTGGGAGGAGAATCACTAGTGACTGCACTGTTGCTCACAATTTCCCCGCCTCTTGCAGATGGCAAGAGGCAGGGTACCCCCACTACTCCCCCCCCACTTGGCCATTCCCCTCTGCTCCTTTCCTTAGTACTCAGGCCTCCAAAGGCCAGACAGTTCAGGACACCCTGTCAAGACAGACTGCACCTCAGCTGGTAGGTGCCATATGAGGTGGTCTTCAGGTTCCTCTGGTGGGGTTAGAGAAAGGTCATGATGCTATTAGTCATTAGTGGATGTTCCGACTGCCATTCACATTTTATGATACGGGCTATATGAATTAAGAATAGTGCCCTTTGTATTACCGTGTTGATTCCACGCACACATACTAAGGAACTGGATAAAGTTGTCACACATCAGCAATGTAAAATATTCCCCCTCTCTTTACACcataatgtgggggggggggttgtcccaGACTGTGATTTTCACTATAAGACCCAGTGACTGCACTACAGGAATCGGCAGTTTTCTGATCCCCGCTGAGCCTTGCTTTTATACATGGTGGCTTTATAGTGACCATGCGGGGTAAACCTGGCGGCTACATCAGAGACCAGCAGGACATGAACGTGCAAACTTTTCCACAAATGGTACCAGCCCGAGAATGAGGCTCTTGCTAAGTACTATTTTGCCCAAACCTCTCCCTCGCATGTGGCAGCTGGGCAGGTCACTCTGATGTTCCAGCTTGTGTGTGTAATTGGTGTTCCTGCCCTCGCCGGGTCTCCCTGGGTCACTCTGCCCTCAAGAGCCATAAGAAGAGCCAGGCTCGCACTTTAAATTATGCATAAAAAAGAACACGACAGGCCTCATTACATGAAGATGATAAAAGTTCACCACAGAGTTGCAGCTTCTCTGGCACTGTGCCACATCTTATTAGAATCTCTCTGTTTTTCTAGCCAGGATCTCCACCACATACCAAGGACTACTGATGCTCCAAAGGGCCAGGAGCAAAGAACTGGGATCTCGTCAGATAAAGTAATGGAACTGTTTGGACATTAAACTATAATTCACATTCCcattaataaaacaataaaataaggtATACACTACTACAATATAATGTATACACTActacagtaatataatgctagTAATACTGTCAAATCATTCTGTCTAACCGATGCCCCCGTTTCACActgacatttttgtttttaagcaTTTATGCACAAAGAGAtatatttcataataacacAATGCCACCTAACGTGATACACCTTCCCCTTGTCCCCGCCCCCACAGTGATTCAGCCAATCGGGTCAATGAACGGAGACAAAGAATTTGGGAAGGAAAAGTGCTCCCCAAGGCTAACAAACACCAGGTAGTGCTACCCAACTTGTGGTCTTATCTATAGATTCTGCGAACGGCTCCATGAACAGAGCGAGACTCTCCAGCTCACCATTTTTCACCCCTAACCCATCCTTCTGCTTCCGCTGCTCTTTGGTAACCCAGTTCATTCCAAAAACCTGCATCCAccccggctctccatggatcaggttccttAACCCTGATTTAGGCTATGTGGCTTCCCGTAGACTCTCCACCTTCATATCTAATCTCCTTTTCTCTTTTCCTGTCATGAACAGGAATCTATTTCGGATATTTCCTGCATTTTTGGATACTTCCGGCACCTTCCTGATCATAGTGGATGTTGGGGCGTAGGGCCGGGCTGAAGACAACAGGCTGAGAGGGGCATCTGGCTCGGCTGTGCACTCACCTCCATCATCCTCCTCCCGGAAAAACTCCTCGCTGTCGTTGGCGGAGTGCGACTTCTTCATCTCAGCAATGCGATTCCGCGGCACCTTGCGGCGCAGCGAGGGGGAAAAGAAGGAGGGGCGGTTCCTCTCAGGGGTGGGCGGGGTGCTAAATGAGGTCACCTGCGGGGCCAGGATCGGGACAAGGGCATTATTACCTCACACAAAGATGCAGCTTTCGAGAGTGGGATTTTACGGAAACTACCTACAGACAGCTCACTGACTTGTGATgatgttttatgtatttatgaaTAAAGTGACTAAGCGTGTGACACTAAAGGGACTTTTTGCTGTCAGTTCACTTCTGACAGGTGTGATGATGCTCATAACAGGATGCTGATGAACAAAAGTCAGACCGGAGACACAAAACCCCTTAGACAAAGTGAGAATTATGAACTGTAAGAGACAGGAGCCCATGTGTTCAGGTATTTGATAATATGTGTTTAGGTGTCTGAAGGTAAGTGTTTTGAAATCTAAAGTTAAGTGTTTGGGTATTTGATGCTGGATGTGTGAGGCTCTTGAGGGCCCACTGCCACCCTGGGCCACTGACCCGCTCATGCAGCGGAGAGTCCTGGTCCTCCTCGGTGTTGCAGGGCGAGGTGTCTCCAGTGGGCACGCGGCTCACCGCCATCTCAGCATGGCCCTTGCCCTGGGGCCCCTTCATGCGGACGAACTCCATGTTGTTGTACTTATAGAAGCCAAAGGACATCTTCTGTGCCATCTTTGCAGCCACGCTAACCTGCAATGGCAGGCATCTGGTACGAGTTAACGCAGCTCAGTCCAGCGCAGCCGCGATTAACGCAGTGGAAGCAGGCATAGCCCAGACTACTGTGTTATAGGAAAACTTAGGGTACTGCTGCCCTGAAACACATTCTTATATTTGATGACATTTAGTCTGGCAGAATCAATATTGcgaattgctgaaatatcatTTCTATACATTGTCTACAGAACACTGTAACAAATGAAACTGTGAAGATATATCTGGGTCAGGAGACTGATCGCCCCTGAAGAGCAGCTCTGTTTGGGATTATTCATACGTCACTGAAGTAATGACTTAAGAATGAAATTCTGAACAGGCTGATTTGGAAAAATACAGATAACCTACATTCTTATTACGTGTGGATCAGGTGGTTAAGATGGCTAATATGGATTTTCCTATGGTTTTCCACTTTAATATGGTATATAATCCCAACTGCTtcagtaaaaaaatacattggaaagtaaaaaaaaaaatcaataaaaatatgtataaaatTCCAGGGAATACTAATACTAATCAAAATTCAGTAAAATGAACATATTATGACCTCCCAGAATACCCAGAAGGCATTGCTTTGATTACTGATGATGCCATGATGTCCATTTCAAACCCCGCCTCTTACCCGATTGTCGTACACCTTCTTGAGCGCCTCGTATCGGATGGACCCCTGGAAGATGACGCCCTGGAAGGTGTTGCTCTTGTCGCTGGCCACCAGCTCCACACAGACCATCTCACCCTCCCCCACTGTCATGTCACTGAACACCTGTATATTTAGGTCAAAGGTCAAGAACAGCAGGTTTCCATTGTTCccacagggcacagggaagGGCAGGCCGACATCCTGAATGGACTACAATGTTCATGACCCCCAGACAGATCACTCCACCAAAGAGCTACCATTTCTGTGTACTTTCCTTTACACTTGAATTTCAAGCAGAGACCAGACTGCGGTTTTTAGACTTTTCGTGTTAAGTGGTTTAGTAAGGTCTGTAACCTTCAGCTCTTATTATGTGTTGTCTGTGAAATATGTGTCAAGATGTTGTGATGACTCATCCACTGCAAACCAAATATTCCTAGAGGTTCTAATAAAGTTAGCTGAACGTAAACCTGAACCTGAGGTGTGAAACATATCAGAAACAGTTATGGTTCTATCTCAGCACCTGAAAGACTTGCATGACCATTAAAGTCAGTCTGCTTCCAATAAAACCTGACATAACAGGCTATTACTGCCCCGAACCCATGAAAGATAAGGCTGTTGACTAATGAATGAGTGATGGAGAAATGCAAGTAAACAGAGCTTCAGGAGATGCAAGGAGATTGGTGCAGACCAGtttttctcaacctggtccgcGAGAGCCCACAGACGGTGTACATTTTTGCACCCTCAGTGCTCCCAGCCAGACACACCATATTTTTGCTAGCAAAAAACGTCTGTGGGTCCGTGAGGTTTGGGTTAGGAAATACTGGTGTAAACTGTGAGGCTATAAAGGGGTCAGGGTGGTGCTGGGTGTCGTCACTTACCTCCTCAAAATTGTCGATCATGAAGAAGATGTTGGGGTAGCTCATTTTGGACTCCTCGCCCTTGCTGTCCATTGGATGCTTGCTGGGCGATGCAAACACTTGCTGAGAGACAAGGAAGgtgttgtttttgtattttttttctacatACCTTCAAACTGAGCACATGTAACACAGTCAGCTAGTCAGTGTCAATTATCTGCTGTTTTTCATCTCACATAAATCTGCATGCAATGTATGGCTGGGTCCCCACCtgcgatttttttttgtgaatgtgAATGTCACCCGCATCTGACCGTGTGCACACAGCACATGTCACCACGTAGTgcagctggtggtggggggagagagaaaaaagatCTCTATGAACGTCTGACCCCTGTACACATCACCCTAAAGGCCCTCTGAGCATCTGGCCCTTGTACACATCCTCCTAAGAGCCTCTGTGAGTGCCTGAACCCTGTACACATCACCCTAAAGGCCCTCTGAGCATCTGGCCCTTGTACACATCCTCCTAAGGGCCTCTGTGAGTGCCTGAACCCTGTACACATCACCCTAAAGGCCCTCTGAGCATCTGGCCCTTGTACACATCCTCCTAAGAGCCTCTGTGAGTGCCTGAACCCTGTACACATCACCCTAAAGGCCCTCTGAGCATCTGGCCCTTGTACACATCCTCCTAAGAGCCTCTGTGAGTGCCTGAACCCTGTACACCTCACTCTAAAGGTCCTCTGAGCATCTGATCCTTGTACACATCCTCCTAAAAGCCTCTTTGAGTGCCTGATCCCTGTATACATCTCCCAAAAGTCTGCCTAAAATCTCGGGCACCCTGATCTTGGTCTATGTATGTCTGAATCACTAAACGTGGTGATGCAAGTATATTTTAGACTTTATTCCTTTACTACTTTACATGCTCaacagaaaaagagaaaaaattAACCCAGTGAAGCTTCCCAAAGAGATAGGTGCCACCCtgcagccaccccccccatgtCCAGGTTAGCCCCCACCCACCTTTTGTAGAATGAGGTTCAGGTAGACACTCTCTTCCCAGTCAATGTCAGGGTCTCCCAGGCCTGGCAATTTCTTGGAGTCCCTCCGAAACACCTCTACTTCCACCTATCAGACAGTTATGAAACACACAGAGCAGGTAACACTATGCTACCTAAATCATAAAGTGCAACTTTAAGAGTATTCAGAATTCCAATAAGTACACTGTCTTCCTTTATATCCCAACACTAAATCTCTAACTTGATGGTCAAGAACCTGTGGACGTCCTAGAGGATGAGTACCAAGCATACGTAGGAGGAGAGGCCCTGCAGCGGAATGCAGAGTCGGTGGATGGATTTAAGTGGAGAATCCCACAAACTCCAGGGTGTGACAGACCCCCAGGGTCTGTCCTCCACCTGAGTCACATTCCAAGCCAAGCACCAACAGTACCTACAGCAAGCCCTGCAGTGCAGTGATGATGTAATCACAACCAGCCCTTGCCCCAGTGATCACACATGCAAGCGGGAGACATAATCATATTTACCGACACCGCCTGGAATACCAAACAGCACCTTGATCCACAGACGGACGACCTCAACGCCATTGCTCTTTGGTGGTGATGGAGGTGGTTTCCCAGACCTGAACGCAGCTCTCATTTAGTATTTTTTTGCACTATTGCTACAGTGAGCACCATATAGTTTTACCCGTTTATACTGCTGAATATTTACTGAAGTATTTAAGTGCCCCCACCCATAGATACCCACAGTGCTTCCCTCAACGTTCTGGAATACGACCCGTTGGTATTGTGGGCCCAGCTGGGCCCTCATGTGAGTGCGTGGGCCCATTGAATGTGTGCTGGAGTTGGCGGCATCTCCCAAATGGCTGCAGCACCTCTTCGGAGCCTCAGGCCAGCCCAGCTGTCAGTCACgcagtgtgtgtggctgttGCCATTCCCCCTCGTGCCTTGGCCGTGCCCAGCCCTAGCTGGCTGCCAGCCCTCTGATGTGCTGACGATGCGCCGAAAGAGTCACGAGTTCGACCTTGTCCCGCTACAAGGACTTCATCCGGGCTCTTCCTCGCCACTGCGGTTGTGGCCGGGAGCCATCGGGCTGATGGAACGGTGGGAGGTGCTCCATCATCTCTCACAGCGCCAGCGCCTGGCACCCTCTGGACTCAGTATGCGTCCCCCAAGCACAATATTGAATTTTTCCATGTGTAAATGTTCTACCATGTTCTACAGTTAACTAGATGCATGTTAGCCAAGTCTCAGAGATGTGTATTTCACTAAGGATAaggtggctgggtggggggtggggaggcatAGGGAGTGTCATAATTACAGAAGAGAATGTATTATTgcagactggggggagggggtgtgcagGTGACTCCAGGAGACCATTCAGTCCAAACAGTTTGTTTTTGTGACATGCGTGTCAATCCCATGGCAGACAGATGTCACCACTGGACTCTTCAGAAAGGCTCCTGACCCAAACTGCTCCAGAGCCTTACTGATCCTGCTGTCTGGTTCTCATTTTACaccgctttggacaaaagaatCTGCTCAATTAATTCTAAGTTAGCAAGAAATAGCTTTTTATAAAATAACCATCCACAATCCCAGAAGAatgcataaaaatatttaacaacTAATGCTGTGAGAAGTTGATTCCATGCTGTTtgttgtgtatatgtctgtatatGTCTTAAGAGAGCAAGATGTGAAATGAATCACTCCATACCTGTACTTGTATTTGtgcaaatggtaaataaaggaTCATTGTGACTCACAAGTGACCCGCACATATGATCCATCCACAAGAGGAGCCTAACAGCAGCTATCAGCACGCAAGTGGACTCTTCAAAATATGGACTTTGGCTATGAAATGTAGAATACTCGTGCTTGAAAGAGTGGAGGAATGTTGATTAATTCAAAAGAGTCCTGGATCTGGCAACCTCACCTGAACATTAGACCTCAAATGTGTCTGTTGTTTGAAAAAGACAGTATGTCGACACTTCTGTGCATCTTTACATCTGCTGTGTGGCGCTGACCTTCTATGCCGTCAGCAGATCGATGCTAGCTGACTGGGTCACACTCCTCCCTGTGATCTGCTCTCGAGGTCCTGACTGACTTGATGTACGGGATTTTCACACATCATTGAAAACTAAGCATTTCCAGTAAAAGTGCACCTCCCAATAGTGGCCTGTCACAGCTTATGATTGAGAAGGAACCTCCTGACTGTGGTCTGTCAGTTTCCAATTAAAGGAGGAACCTCCAGAATGTGTTCTGTCAGAGTTTCTGATTAAGATGGAACCTCCCTACTGTGGTCCATCGCAGCTTATTTTTAAGGAGGAACCTCCCTACTGTGTCCTGTCAGAGCATCCAATTAAGAAGGAACCTCCTGACTGTGGTCAATGGGAGACTCTGCTTGAGGATGCAAATCCACAATCTGGCTTCTCAGAGCTTCCAGTGTGATGTGCAGGTCGAACTCTAGCAGAACCCTAACGTGACGTATGGGTGTATGTCCTCACTCTGGCGCATGTTGTATTTTATATCTTCCAGGGAGATGTAAATTTTTGGGTAACTGTATTTTTGATGCAATTGAAGGCCAAGTATGTTTTATCTACTTGGATGTCCAAAAGCTTTTGGTCCCTGCTGAAAGTATCACAAGTGTACCTAAAACTGGTGACCACGCTTCTTCACCAGATAAAGACAACATGCACCTTCTGGTACCTACAGCCAGAAAGCTGGGTGTGGATAGGGATGTTCATTTCCTACTCATATAATTCATCAAACGTATTATGACCTGAATAACATTTATAGGTCAGAGAGACTAAGCACGCAGAACAACTAATTGACAGTTATTCTGTCTAAAATGTTTAATACCAGCAAAACTCCCaaagtaaaaatgtcaaaaatgtAATGTCGTTATGTTCAAATCATGTTTCAAACAAATGCATTCCAATTACTGAAAGTAAACTTAATTATCTTTATTTTGAACATCGGAAAATGTCAGTCACATCAGAAATGGACAGAGTCACTATGTAAATATCAGTTTCAAACTAAAAAAACAACCAGAAATGTATGTGCAAAGGTACTACAAAATGTAAAAAGAATCTACAAAAGGTTCCACAGGTGGAATGCAAAACAATAGCCTGGAACCCCAAGAGAGCTGCTCTGGTGAACACGAGATGCCCCGTGTCTGCTCTAGTCAGGAGAACAGGGAGGTGACAGTCTGCCGCATTGTGACAGAAACTCTGTTTACTGCCATGGTATTCAGTAAACTCTCATGAGCTCAGAATAGTCAcagttcagattaaaaaaaagtttaaataaaCAGTCCATGTGTCTTTACATCCCTCattttataatgtttgttagcaCCAGTAATGACTAGATTTGCACTATTAAATAAAACAGCAACACTTTCAGACAAAAATAATTGTAATTGTATTCCCTGGACACCATGGTTTACTTACATACAAGTACTTATGTGTAAAAAAGAAAATAGCTACATTTATTTCCATTGATGAATTTACAGGCATCATAGAGAATTTGGTGAATGAGACATGTAGTTGTTTTTCTTGAGAGGTCAGTATAGCTGTACATAATGTAGATTTTTTTCTATCATATTGTATATgctgtgggggcggcatggtggtgcagtggttagaactgttgcctcacacctctgggacccaggttcgagtcttcgcctgggtcacatgtgtgcggagtttgcatgttctcctcatgtcatcgtggggtttcctccgggtactccggtttccctcaacagtccaaaaacatgctgaggctaattggagttactaaaattgcccataggaacgcatgtgtgagtgaatggtgtgtgagtgtgccctgcaaggggctggccccccgtactgggttgttccctgcctcgtgctcattgcttccaggataggctccggaccccccacgacccagtaggataagcagtttggaaaatggatggatggaaggatatcTATGTTGTATTTTTAACATGTCGTAAGTTTGTATGGCTTTTACCTTGGTCTGGTCTCTCTTGTGAAAGGGATTTTTAATCGCAGTGGGACTTCCTGGTAA from Brienomyrus brachyistius isolate T26 chromosome 1, BBRACH_0.4, whole genome shotgun sequence includes:
- the LOC125740472 gene encoding uncharacterized protein KIAA0930 homolog, coding for MASFQSYCKAVGTEEEEENGELDQSLQRMLKAIADERNRLSTRQEISAIVCFKDDRIVFWTWMFSTYFMEKWAPRQDDMLFYVRRKLSYVSADNSEGRKVEVEVFRRDSKKLPGLGDPDIDWEESVYLNLILQKLHYVVTCAVCTRSDAGDIHIHKKKSQQVFASPSKHPMDSKGEESKMSYPNIFFMIDNFEEVFSDMTVGEGEMVCVELVASDKSNTFQGVIFQGSIRYEALKKVYDNRVSVAAKMAQKMSFGFYKYNNMEFVRMKGPQGKGHAEMAVSRVPTGDTSPCNTEEDQDSPLHERVTSFSTPPTPERNRPSFFSPSLRRKVPRNRIAEMKKSHSANDSEEFFREEDDGDLHNTTNLRSRSLSGTGRSLVGSWLKLNRTEEYFLLYAHLTYVTLPLHRITTDILEVRQRPILMT